Proteins from a genomic interval of Lactococcus protaetiae:
- a CDS encoding ABC transporter permease translates to MNNFSKYLMTELKLRFRVPIQLFFVFGFPIFLMIAFSVIFAKNNPSYLQENLGIIMMYAVLSASIASLSIEISKYNADQYYSMLERRGANKYVYLLAQILGFVLIVFLSSLVILVIAVFAYHYQLPDFGVVLLYYVKLYLYAIPFFLISIIIGFGVKNPAIASSLGLPIMFVSFFLSGMMIPFSQMTGIIRIVSANFFLTQLLSALTETLTHHYLLQPNWLEILLSVAVILLLAIHTIRHSSLAKR, encoded by the coding sequence ATGAATAATTTTTCAAAATATCTGATGACAGAGCTCAAACTACGCTTTCGAGTTCCGATACAACTTTTTTTCGTTTTTGGTTTTCCAATCTTTCTGATGATTGCATTTTCGGTCATTTTTGCAAAAAATAATCCGAGCTATCTACAAGAAAATTTAGGAATTATCATGATGTACGCGGTGTTATCAGCAAGTATTGCAAGTCTTTCAATAGAGATTTCTAAGTATAACGCTGACCAATATTACTCGATGCTGGAGAGGCGTGGTGCCAATAAATACGTCTATCTTCTTGCTCAGATTTTAGGCTTTGTCCTTATTGTTTTTCTATCAAGCCTTGTCATCCTTGTGATTGCAGTGTTTGCCTATCACTATCAGCTTCCTGATTTTGGTGTCGTGCTTCTTTATTATGTGAAATTATATCTTTATGCCATTCCATTTTTCCTCATTTCTATCATTATTGGTTTTGGAGTTAAAAATCCTGCCATTGCGAGCAGTCTGGGCCTACCCATTATGTTTGTCAGCTTTTTTCTATCAGGAATGATGATTCCATTTTCTCAAATGACAGGTATTATTCGAATTGTTTCCGCAAATTTCTTTCTGACACAACTTCTGTCAGCACTGACAGAAACGCTGACGCATCATTATTTATTACAGCCCAATTGGTTGGAAATTTTGCTCAGTGTGGCTGTTATTTTGCTTTTGGCAATCCATACAATCAGGCACAGCTCACTTGCAAAAAGATAG
- a CDS encoding ATP-binding cassette domain-containing protein, with product MKITNLAIKFGDKEVLQSINLQVNKGERIAILGQNGSGKTTLLNLINKTLVPTAGKIEDEDFEINNQNRCYIIQHENLPSELKIKEALHVLAQSPENFEKGLGLAEHFDLTKALDKRFSKLSGGEKQKLFLISAMQNNPEYFFLDEITTGLDYNSRDELLSFLSEVFEESRATLFLVTHYIEEALRLCNRFVVVANGRITQDFTRDELVQTNFSLVQFDRLQVDLTEELIDEKTWTYKISKDKIPDILGTRYEEIIKYKRDFVRNLGEIISD from the coding sequence ATGAAAATTACGAATTTAGCCATTAAATTTGGTGATAAGGAAGTGTTACAATCTATCAATTTGCAGGTCAATAAAGGCGAACGTATCGCGATTTTAGGGCAAAATGGTTCTGGAAAAACAACACTTTTAAACTTAATCAACAAAACTTTAGTACCCACAGCAGGAAAAATTGAAGACGAAGATTTTGAGATTAATAATCAAAATCGCTGTTATATCATACAGCATGAGAATTTGCCGAGTGAGTTAAAGATTAAAGAAGCACTACACGTTTTGGCACAAAGTCCAGAGAATTTTGAAAAGGGATTAGGACTTGCTGAACATTTTGATTTAACAAAAGCTTTGGATAAGCGATTTTCTAAACTTTCTGGTGGTGAAAAGCAAAAATTATTCTTGATTTCAGCGATGCAAAATAATCCTGAATATTTCTTTCTCGATGAAATTACAACGGGGCTAGATTATAATTCCAGAGATGAACTATTGAGTTTTTTATCAGAAGTTTTCGAAGAAAGTCGGGCGACACTTTTTCTTGTCACTCACTATATTGAAGAAGCTTTGCGTCTGTGTAATCGTTTTGTCGTTGTTGCTAATGGACGAATCACACAGGACTTTACACGTGATGAACTAGTTCAGACTAACTTCTCTTTGGTGCAATTTGACCGTTTACAAGTTGATTTGACAGAGGAGTTGATTGATGAAAAAACTTGGACTTATAAGATTTCAAAGGATAAAATACCAGATATCTTGGGGACGAGATATGAGGAAATTATAAAATATAAACGTGATTTTGTAAGAAATCTTGGTGAAATCATTTCAGATTAG